The DNA sequence CGTGCCGGCGCGGCTGGAGTGCGTGCCCGCGCGGAAGCCGGGCCAGCGCACGATTCTCCATTACAAAGAGCTCGAGTTCGATATCCCGCTGGAAGAGAATTTCTTCAGCTACCAGCGCCTGCAGAAGGGCGGGGGCTGACCTGCTCCGCCTCGCCTGGCGCAACGTCTGGCGCAACCGCCGCCGCAGCCTGATCAACGTGGCCGCGATGGGCTTCGGCCTGGCCGCGATCATGCTCGGCCAGAGCATGATCCGCTCCCTTCAGATCCAGCTCGTCGAAAAGGCGACGGGCTCGATCACGGGGCACGTGCGCGTCCAGCGCAGCGACGTCGACGAGTCCAAGTTCCCCGACAAGTTCATGCCCGACCCCGAGCCGGCCGCGAAGGTCCTCGACGCCGACCCCCGGGTCGCGATCTGGGGCCGGCGCATCCAGATGACCGGCCTCGTGTCCGCGCCGAGCGCGTCCCTGGGCGCGCTGATCTGCGCCGTCGAGCCCGACCGGGAGAAGAAGCTCACCGACATGTCCTCCTACATCAAGGAGGGGACCTATCTCGAGACGGACGGCAAGGGCATCGTCATGGGCCGCAAGATCGCCAACCGCCTCGACGTCCGCCTCGGGGAGAAGGTCGTCATCATGGCCCAGGCCGCGGACGGCTCGATGGGCGCCGAGGCCTTCCGCCTCGTCGGGATCCAGGTCACCGGCTCGGAGTCCTTCGACGGCCAGATCGTCTGGATCCCGCTGAAGGCCATGCAGGAGATGCTCGGCCGCCCCGGCCAGGCCAACCAGCTGGCGGCGCGCGTCGTCGACATCGAGGCCGCCGAGGCGGTCGCCGCCGACGTCGACGCGCGGCTGCCGCCGGGCAACATCCGCGCGATCAGCTGGAAGAAGATCGACCGGGAGATCATCGGCATCCAGGCCTTCCAGAACGGCATCCTGACCGTCGTGCTGTTCATCGTGTTCGCCATCGTGGCGCTGGGCATCCTCAACACCCAGCTGATGAGCCTGTTCGAGCGCGTGCGGGAGTTCGGCGTGCTGATGGCCATCGGCGCCCGCCCGCGCTGGATCGTGCGGCTGATCCTGGCCGAGTCGCTCGTCCTCGGCCTCGTCGGGACCTTGCTCGGCCTGACGCTCGGGGCCGCGATGATCGCGTACTTCGGCCGCAACGGCCTTCATCTTCCCGTCGGCGAGGCCTTCTCCTACTTCCTGCCTTTCCCGTCGGTGATCTACCTCGTCCCCGCGTGGCGCATGCACGCCTTCGCCTGCTTCTCCGTCTTCCTGATCACCTTGCTGGCCTCCTTGCCCCCGGCGCTGCGCGCCGGGCGGCTGAAGCCGGCGGAGGCGCTGCGCCATGTCTAAGCTCGTCGAGGTCTCCAACCTCCACAAGGTGTACCCCGGCGGCTCGAAGGTCGCCGCGCTCAAGGGCATCGACCTCGTGATCGCGCGGGGGGAGTTCACCGCGCTGGCCGGCCCGTCGGGCTCGGGCAAGTCCACCTTGCTCAATATGATCGGGACGCTGGACCGGCCGACGAAGGGGACGGTCAGCTACGACGGCCACGTCGTCTCGTCGCTGGGGGCCGATCCCCTTTCAGATTTCCGCCTGCGCTCGCTCGGCTTCGTGTTCCAGGCCTACAACCTCATCCCGGTCCTGACCGCCGTCGAGAACGTCGAGTATCCTCTCGTGCTGCAGGGCATGGACGCGGCCGAACGCCGCGCGCTCGCGGAGGAGGCCCTGGCCTGGGTCGGGCTCGAGACCTACGCCGAGCGCCGCCCCGACCTGCTCTCCGGCGGCCAGCAGCAGCGCGTCGCCGTCGCCCGCGCGATCGTCACGCGCCCGTCGCTCGTGCTCGCCGACGAGCCGACGGCCAACCTCGACTCCAAGACCGGCGCCCAGCTCTTAGACCTCATGGAAGGATTGAATCGCGACCACGGCATCACCTTCCTGTTCTCGAGCCACGACGGCGCGGTCCTCGAGCGCGCCCGACGCGTCGTCCGCCTCCAGGACGGCGAGCTTCTCTCCGACGAAACGCGAACGGATTGAACCACAAAGACACAAAGACACGAAGGACGAGCGGCAAGAGGGTTAACGTCGACGTAAACCTTCTCTTCCGTTCTTCGTGTCTTTGTGCCTTTGTGGTTCTTTCGTTTCCGTCGCCGGCCTCGGCCGGCGTGAAGGCCGGCGGCTACCTCAAGGACTTCTGGCAGTACTCCCATTCCGCCCTCGACGGCCGCGCCTACAACCTCAACACCGCCCGCGCGCGCCTGACCCTCGACGCGGAGAAGTCGGCGCTCAAGGCGCACGTCGATTTCGACCAGCAGGTCGCCGCCGGCTCCTTCTTCCGCACCACGGAGTTCCGGCAGTTCGGCTACGCGCCGCCCAAGCCCTGGCTCGACATGGAGCACACCGTCTCGACGGGCACGACCAACGGCTACGGCGTCGGCGCCTACCGCGCCTGGGTCGGCGTCGAGGACGAGAGCGGCGTCGTCCGCGCCGGCCGCCAGCGCATCGCCTGGGGCAGCGGCAAGCTCTGGAACCCGACCGACGTCCTGAACCCCTACGACCCGACGACCGTCGAGCGCGACGAGCGCCGCGGCGTGGACGCCCTGTACGGCCGCGCGGGAGTCGGTTCCCTCGGCCAGGCCGAGCTGGCCTGGGCGCCGGGCGACTATTGGGTCGATCACGCCCTACTCGCGCGAGGGCGCGCGAACTGGGAGGGCTGGGACGCCGCGCTGATGGGCGGCAAGATCCCGGGCTCGACGGCGTCGTTCGTCATCGGCGGCGACTTCGCCGGCGCCGTCCTCGAGGGCACCGCCCACGGGGAGGTCGCCTGGTTCAGCCCCGAGACGCGGACGCCGTATTGGAAAGCCGGCCTGGGCTACGATTACAACTTCCCGTCGGGCACGGCGGTCCTCGTCGAGGTCTACCACGCCGGCAACGGCCAGGCCGACCCGCGGCGGTACGACTACGCGTCCCTGCGCGCGGGCAAGGAGCAGGGCGTCGCCCGGAACTACGCGGGCGCGACCTTCACCAAGGACCTGCACACCTTGCTCAAGCTCGAGTGCGCCGCCCTCGTCAACGCCGACGACGGCTCCACGCTCGCCTACCCGAGCCTGTCCTGGAACGCGCTCCCCGACCTGTGGCTGACCGCCGCGTGGCGGCGCTTCGGCGGCGACGCGCTCGACGAATTCGGGCGCCAGCCCAACGCCGCCGTGCTGACCGCGCAATATTGGTTTTAAGCTAGACTGTCGCCATGACCGCCATCGCCCTCGCCGCCCTCCTGGCCTCGTCCTCCGCCGCCGCGCCGGGGCCGAAGGCCCCCGAGCTCAAGATCGCCAAGGTCTTCAACGCCCCGGTCTCCGAGGTCAAGAGCCTCGCGAGCCTCAAGGGCAAGGTCGTCTTCGTCGAGTTCTGGGCCACCTGGTGCGCGCCGTGCGTCGCGGGCGTCCCGCGCACGAACCGCCTGATCGACGCGCTCAAAGGGGAGCCCGTCGTCTTCCTCTCCGTGACCGACGAACCCGCGGACCAGATCGCGGCGTTCCTCAAGACCCACGAGTTCAAGTCCTGGGTCGGCGTGGACGAGGCGAGGTCGTCGCTCAAGGCCTACAAGGTCCGCGGCCGTCCCGACGGCTACCTGATCGGCAAGGACGGGACCTTGCTCGCGCGGATCTTTCCCGATTCCCTCAAGGAAAGCGACGTGCGCGACGCGATCGCCGGCCGCTTCACGCCGGTCCCGGTCAAGTTCGGCGGCGGCGAAGGACCCGCCCTCCCGGCGGCGTCCGGCCGGACCCTCTTCGAGGTCCTGATCTCCTCGGCCGCGGGCGAGCCTTCCATGAGCCGCGGCGACGGCATGCTCGAGGGCGGGGGGCTTCCGTTCTCCGCCCTCCTCGCCTGGATCTGGGACGTCGAGGACGAGCAGGTCGTCGTCGACGCCCCGGCGCCCGACTCCTTCAACTTCCGGCTCCGGACGCCGCCGGAGGGCTTCGAGCGAGGCCGCGAGCTGCTGAAGCAGGCGGTGCAGGCCGCCTTCGCCGTGCGCGTGGAGCCCATGATCAAGGAGACCGACGTCTTCCTGCTGACCCTGTCCACGGAGGCGGGCGCGCCGCGTCCGCAGCTCGGGGACCCGGCGCTCAAGCCCGGGATCATGGCCTCCGGCGGCGGCCGCCTTCTCGGCCGGTCGACGATGGCCCGTTTCGCGAAGGCGCTCTGGATGGGCTCTCCCAAGCCGGTCATCGACGCCACCGGCCTCGACGGGCTGTATTTCCTCGACCTCGAGTGGAAGCGCCGGGACGACGCCGCCCGCGACCGCGCGCTCGCGGCTCACGGGCTGAAGCTCGTCCCCGGACGGCGCGAGGTGGAATTCCTGCGGGTCCTGCCCGCCAAGAAGGACTAGCGCGGCGATGCGCGGCCTCGTCTTCGCCGCCCTCCTCGCCGCGCCCGCCTCGGCCGGGCACGTGAAGGCGGCGCTGTACGCGGCCGGCGAGCGGGCCGCCCTCGTCCTCCGGCACGATCCCCATTGGCACACCTACTGGTCCAACCCCGGCGACTCCGGCCTGGCCACCAAGCTGACGCCGGGCATGCTCGAGTTCCCGGCGCCGGAGCGCATCGTCGCCGGGCCGCTCACGAGCTTCGGCTACTCCGGCGAGGTCGCGATCCCGGCCCGGCTCCCGAAAGGCGCGCGGCGGTTCACCGCGACCTGGCTCGAGTGCGCCGAGGTGTGCGTCCCCGGCCGGGCCGAGCTGACCCCCGAGGCCGGGCGCCGCGAGCTCGTCTCCGAGGCCTGGGAGCGCCTGCCCAAGCCCGACCCGGCCGCGGCCCTCGGCGCGTTCCGCCGCGGCGACCGCGTCGTCCTCGAGCTCGCCGGCCGCCACCCGCTCGCCGAGTTCTTCCCGTCGGCGCCCGGCGCCTTCGAGGGCGCGCGCGGGGCCGTCGCGGTCGCCCCGACGCGCACCGAGCTCGCGCTGCAGAAGGCCCCCGGCGCCCCGGACCTCGCGGCGCTGTCCGGCGTGCTCGTCCGTCCCGGCCTGCCGCCCGTCGCGGTCTCCGTGCCCGTGTCCGCGGGGGGCGTCGCCCTGCGCAACCTCCTGCTCGCCTTCCTCGGCGGGCTGCTGCTCAACCTCATGCCCTGCGTGTTCCCCGTGCTCGCCCTCAAGGTGGCCGGGCTGCTCGAGCGCCCGGGCCGCGGCCACGCGCTGGCGTACACGCTCGGCGTGATGACGAGCTTCCTCGCGCTCGCGGGAGGCCTGCTCGCCGCGCGCGCCGCGGGCGCCTCGCTCGGCTGGGGCTTCCAGCTCCAGTCGCCGTGGGTCGTCGGCGCGCTCGCCGCGCTGTTCGCCGCGATCGGCCTGAACCTGCTCGGCGCCTTCGAGGTCGGCACGCGCCTGATGTCCCTCGGCGCGCGCGGCGGCGGCGGCTCGTTCTCCTCCGGCGTGTTCGCCGTCGTCGTCGCCGCGCCCTGCACCGCGCCGTTCATGGGCGCGGCCCTCGGCTGGGCGCTGTCCCGCCCGGCCTGGGAGGCGCTCTCGGTGTTCGCCGCCCTCGGCCTCGGCACGGCGGCGCCTTACGCCGCCCTCGCCTCCTGGCCCGCCTTGCTCGAGCGCCTGCCGCGTCCCGGCCCGTGGATGGTGACGCTCAAGAAGCTGCTGTCGGTGCCGATGTTCACCACGGCCCTCTGGCTGCTCTGGGTGCTGTGGCGCCTGCTCGCCCCGCCGGTCTCCGCCGACACGCTCTGGAAGACCTGGTCCCCCGAGGCCGTTCAGGAAGCCCGCGCCTCCGGCAAGACCGTCTTCGTCGACTTCACCGCCGCCTGGTGCCTGTCCTGCCAGGTCAACGAGCGCGTCGTGCTGTCGCGCCCGGAGGTCAGGGCCGCGCTCGGCAAAGGGATCGCGTTCAAGGCCGACTGGACGGACAAGAACCACGTCATCGAGGCGGAACTCGCCAAGCATGGACGCGCCGGCGTGCCGCTGTATATCGTCTATCCGAAGGGCGGGGAAGCCGTCACCTTGCCCGAGATCTTGACTCCGGGCCTCGTGCTCGAGACATTGGGGGAGAAACCATGAAGACCGTCCTCGCCGCCGTCCTGCTGTCGCTCGCGTCCGCCGCCCACGCCGCCCCCGAGCTGGGCAAGCCCGCGCCCGACTTCACGCTCACCGACCAGAGCGGCAAGCCGGTCAAGCTCTCCGACTCCAAGGGCAAGCTCGTCGTCCTCGAGTGGTTCAACGAGGGCTGCCCGTTCGTGCAGAAGCACTACGGCTCGAGGAACATGCAGGGCCTGCAGAAGAAGTACGGGGCCAAGGGCGTCGTCTGGTACACGATCGTGTCCTCCAAGGAAGGCAAGCAGGGCCACCTGACGCCCGCCGACGCGACGGACCGCCTCAAGGCCATGTCGTCGAAAGCCATCCTGCTCGACGGGAAAGGCGACGTGGGCCGACTCTACGGCGCGAAGACCACGCCGCACATGTTCGTCGTGGACAAGAAGGGCGCGCTGATCTACATGGGCGCCATCGACGACAACGCCAGCGCCGACCCCGAGGACGTGAAGACCGCGAAGAACCACGTCGCCGCCGCGCTCGACGAGGCTCTCGCCGGCAAGCCGGTCTCGACGCCCTCGTCGCGCCCCTACGGCTGCTCGGTCAAGTACTGATCCGCCAGCAACGCGACTGTTTCCGGAAACAGTTGAAAGGCCCTTAGGACCAACGGTTTCGAGTCGGGGCCTTTCGGCCCATGACCGGATCCTCGGCGCGAGGTATACTGGAATAATGAATTTTTCTCCCCGATTCGCGGCCCTCTTGATGGCCGCCGCCCCCGTCTCCGCCTTCGCCGCCGGCTACGCCGATCTGCCCGATCCCGCGCTCGTTCTGGCCGGGCTCAAGGCCGCGCGGCCGGCCGCCTTCGCGCCCGCGTCGCGCCCGCTCCTCCTCGCCGATCCCGCCGACCGCGCCGACGTCGACGCGCTGTGGGCCCGCATCCAGGACTCGCCGCTCGGCCGCGAGCTCTCCGCCGCGTTCACGGCGCGCGGACGCCCCGTGCGCGTCGTCTTCGAGGATATGAAGACGACCGTCTCGGAGGACGGCCTCGACGGCCAGAAGGGCAGGTCCGATTTCGAGTCGAAGACATTCGTCGTCGGCCTCTCCACTCTCCTGCGCGATCCCCGCTGGCGCGACGAGGGCGCCGGGACGCTCGCGCACGAGCTGCTGGGCCACTGCGACCGCTATCAGGCCCTGCCTCCGGGGCTCTCCACCTCGACCTATCACCTCTACGCCGGAGACGAGACCTACGCCAGCCTCGTCGGCTGGATCGTCACCCTCGAGCTGGGCTCCCGCGCCCACGCGTCCGAGGCGCTTGCGATGGCCGAGGGACGCGCCGCCATCGAATCCAATCGCCGCTTCCTCAACCTCGCCTACGCCCAGGCCCTGAGCCTCCGCGAGATGTCCGCGCCCGCCGGGGCCTACGCCGCCCGCCGCGACGACGCCGCCCGCGCGCGCAAGGATAACGCGGGCAATATCGCCCTCCTCGAGTTCATGGCCGCCGCCGCGGATCACTTCGTCGCCGCTCACGGCGAGGATCCGACGCGTTACGCGGCCCTGCGCGCTTCGCTCGAGACCAAGCGAGCGACCCTGGCCGCGAGCGACTCCCGCTTCGAGAACGCCGAGTCCTGGCTCGGCCGGCTCGCCGACCGACACGCCGAGGGCGGCTCGGAGACCTCGGCCCTTCGCGCCGCCGCCTCCCATCCCTACTTCGCCGACGTGGAGCGCCTCATCGCCGCCCTGTCGGCGCGGGTCCGCGCCGTCGCCCGCCGGCCCGAGGCCGCCGCCGCTCCTTCAGCCGAGGCTTCCTCGGACGTCGGTCAGGACGAACTTCTCTCCAAGATGAAGTCGGACGCGGCGGTCCACAGGGATTTCTGGTCGGCCGCCGCCGCCCGCCTTCCGCCCTAGCGCTTTTTCAGCGCCGCCCATGGCGAGCGGCGGTCGAGCGCCTTCAGCGCGGCGACCGTCTTCTTCCAGTCGCCCTCGTTCTTCGCGTGCAGCGCGTCGAACAGCGCGGGCTCCCCGCGGTAGGTCCGGTGCGCCGCCACGACGGCGTTGTTGAGCTTCTCCGGGAGCGCGAGGCCGGTCTTCGCGGCCTCGGCGCGGGCCCAGTCGAAGAGCTTCTCGCGCCCGGGGCCGCCCTTCTTGTAATGGTCCTCGAGGAGCTTGGCGAGCTCGTCATAGAGGACGCCCAAGGTCTCGGAGCGCGCGCGGCCGGCTTCCCACTCGGACAGCTCCGGCGAGGCGTCGCCGAAGCGCTCGGTCAGGTACCGCTTCACGCCGCGCTCGCCGGCCCAGGACGCCATCGCCTCGTTGAAGGACTGATCCCGGGTGTTCACCGTCCCGTGCGTCAACTCGTGGATCAGAAGCTCGGCCAGGTCGCCGGGGCCGTAGCCCAGGACCGACGACGGCAGCGGGTCGGAGACCGGCAAAGGCGTGTTGTAGGCGGACGCCGGGACCACCGTCGAGTCGAAGCCCTTTTTCTCCCAAGCCGCCGCTTCCTTCTCGGCCCATTCCCGGCGGAAATGCCCCTTGTACGGGAATCCCAGGAACGGCTTCGGCGTCAACGAGTCCTGCGGGCAGGCGTACACGAGCCAGGTGACGGCGCCGTCGACGGGCGTCCAGTCCTTGTAGTCGCGCGACGGCGACAGCCCGAGCTTCTCCACGGCATAGGCGCGCGCGTCGACGGTGAGCTTGAGCTTCTCCCGCCGGCCGGGCGCGGTGGAGGGATCCTTGATCGTGTCCGCGATGGGACGGCTGTTCCAAAGAAGGCGGGCGTGGCCCTCGGCCGAGCGGTAGGCGTAGCAGCCCGAGAGGAGGAGGAGAGGGAGAAGCCCTAAGGCTCGACCTACGGTTCGACCCACTTGCCGTGTTTTTTGATCAACGCGACCAGCGCGTCGTCGGACTGGGCAAAGGGGATGCCCTTCTGCACGCACTCCTTGCCGACGTACAGGTTGATCGAGTCGGGCGCGCCGCCGACGTAGCCGAAGTCGGCGTCGGCCATCTCGCCGGGGCCGTTGACGATGCAGCCCATGATGGCGATCTTGACGCCCTTGAGGTGGCCGGTGCGCTTCTTGATGCGTTCCGTGGTCGTCTGCAGGTCGAAGAGCGTCCGTCCGCAGGAGGGGCACGAGACGAACTCGGTCTTGGTGATGCGCACGCCCGCGCCCTGGAGCACGTTGTAGATCAAGGAGACGCCCCGTTCCAAAGACAGGTCGGCGTCGATGGACACCGCGTCGCCGACGCCGTCGCACAGTAGGCCGCCGATCAAGGTGGACGAGCGCATGACCTGCTCGTCCGGCGTGGCCTCGCGCGGGGCGCGGATGAGGATCGGGGACGAGCCGCCGGTCGCGGCCAGCGCGCGGTACTCGCGGATCAGCTTGCCCGAATCGGTCCCGCGCAAAGAGGTCATCGTCGGCACGCCCTTGTAGAGGGAGGCGGCCTCGTACTTGCGGGCGAGCTCGGCGGTCTCGGCCTCGACGAGGTTGACCATGCCGGTGTCCTTGAGCGCGCCGAGATAGGCCGCGTAGTCGCGCTCGGACGGGGTCGCCCAGCACGTCATGTCGGCGACCTTCACCGCGTCGAGGGCGAGGGCCAGCGTTCCTTCCACCCGCGCGAGGTAGGCCAGGCGGGAGGTCTCCGTGGCGAGCTTGGCACGGACCTCGCGCAGGCGCTCGAGGCTCGCCTTGTCCATCACCGGGAATTCGAGGACCTCGAGGTCGGCGCCCGAGGCCTTCCCGAGCAGGACCTCGTGGAGGTCGAGTATCGCGTCGGCGGACATCGTCTCCGGCACCCGGGTGACGACGCGGACGAGGTCGAGCCCGCCGGTGACGAACGGCCCGACGGGGAAGTAGTCGGCCTTGCGGCGCTTGTAGGAGTAGAAATCGGCGCAGTGATAGACGGGCTTCCTGCTCTCGGCGCGCGCGGGTTCCGGCTCCCGCTTGTGGAAGGGCTTGGCGAGGACCTGGCAGACGGGGACCTCGCGCTCCGGGTCCTCGGTCAGCGAGACGCGGATGGTGTCGCCGATGCCGTCCTCGAGCAAGGAGCCGATGCCGATCGCGCTCTTGATGCGGCCGTCCTCGCCGTCGCCGGCCTCGGTCACGCCGAGATGCAGCGGGTAGTTCATGCCCAGGTCGTCGAGGCGCTGGGTGAGCAGGCGGTAGGCCGCGATCATGACCTTCGGGTTGGAGGACTTCATGGAGAAGATCAGGTCGTAGTAGCCGTTCTTCTCGGCGATGCGGGCGAACTCGAGCGCGCTCTCGACCATGCCGAGCGCGCTGTCTCCATATCGATTCATGATGCGGTCGGAGAGCGAGCCATGGTTGGTGCCGATGCGGCAGGCGCGCTTCAGGCGCTTGAGCTTGAGGACGAGGGGGGTGAAGCGTTCCTCGATGCGCTCGATCTCGGCGGCGTACTGCGCGTCGGTGTACTCCTTGACCGCGAAGCGCTTGCTGTCGACGAAGTTGCCGGGGTTGATGCGGATCTTCTCGCAGAAGTCGGCCGCCGCGTCGGCTGCGTTCGGCGAAAAATGGATGTCGGCCACGATGGGCTGATGGAAGCCCGCCTTCACGAGCTTCTCCTTGATCTTGCCGATGGCCTGGGCGTCGGCGACGGTGGGCGCGGTGATGCGCACGATCTCGCAGCCCGCCTCGATCATCTTGATCGACTGGAGGACGGTCGCCTCGACGTTCAAGGTGTCCGTGGTCGTCATGGACTGAACGCGGATGGGGTTGTCGCCGCCCACTCCGACGTTGCCGACCATGACCTCGCGGGTGCGGCGGCGGCGGCAGGAGAAGACGTCGGGGACGTATTTGGGGATCTGGATGAGGGTCTCGGGCATCGGGAGAAAATTATATCATTTCCCCATGAATCTACCGACGACGCTGGGCATAAGGCATATCGCGCTGTTCACCGGGGATATGGCCCGCGCCGAGGCGTTCTATTGCGGGATGCTGGGCTACCAGGTGGAGTGGCGTCCCGACGCGGATAATCTGTATTTGACCATGAACGGGCAGGATAATCTGGCCCTACACAAGACAACGCCGGGCCCGGAGGGCCCGGAGACGCGCCTCGACCACTTCGGCATCGTCCTCAGGAAGGCGGAGGACGTCGACGCCTGGTACGAGCACCTCAAGGCGTACGCGGTCAAGGCGCCCAAGACCCACCGCGATGGCGCCCGTTCCTTTTATCTGAAGGATCCGGACGGCAACGGCCTGCAGTTCATCCACCACCCGCCCATAGCGGACCGAGCCTAGGTCTGATATACTCCGCGAAACCGGAAGGAGACCCATGAAACTCGCCTCCAGAACCCAGCGCTTTCTCGCCGCTCTCGCCGATGGATTCATCGTCGGCGTCCCTTACGTCATCGGGACGCTCGAAGCCGCCCCGGTCGCCGTGCGCCTGCTCGGGGTCGTCGCCTCGCTCGCGCTGCTCGTCACCCAGCTCGTCCTCGTCAGCAAGCACGGGCAGACGCTCGGCAAGCGGTTCCTCGGCATCCGGATCGTGATGAAGGACACCTTGGAGAACGGCGGCTTCGTGGTCAACGTCCTCAAGCGCGGCCTGCTCAACGGCCTGCTCAGCCTCATCCCCGGCTACTTCCTGGTGGACAGCCTCTTCATCTTCCGTGAGGACCGGCGCTGCATCCACGACCTCATCGCGGGCACCTGCGTGATCGAAGCCGAGCCCGCCGTGGTACAATGACGGGGTGGAAAGCCCCTCCGTCGACAAACTCGAAGATATCCGCCGCAGCCTCGCGATCCTGGAATCGGTCGTCTCCGACCCGGAGCTGATCCGGGAGCTCAGCGAGGACGAGCGCATCCGCCTGATGAAGGCGGCCGGGAAGCTCTCCCGTCCGACCCGCCTCCAGCGCTCCCGGATCTCCCGGCTCGAGCGCCAGGAAGCCAAGCTGGCCGCCGCCGAGGCCGACCGCGCCGCGCGCGCCGCCTCCGGCATCCGCACCGCGCGCCTGGCCCCCGTGTTCACCGCGCCGGCTCCGGCTTTGCCTCCGCCGCCTGATACTCCCGAGCGGCACCTCTCGCGCCCCCAGGGCTGCTACTGCTGCAAGCAGGACTTCACGAAGCTCCACCACTTCTACGACAACATGTGCCCGGACTGCGCCGAGTTCAACTACGCCAAGCGCTTCCAGACCGCCGACCTGAACGGCCGCACCGCCTACATCACCGGCGCGCGCCTGAAGATCGGCTACCACGCCGCGCTCAAGATGCTGCGCGCGGGCGCCCGCGTCATCGTCTCGACGCGCTTCCCGCACGACGGGGCCAAGCGCTTCGCCGCCGAGGAGGACTTCAAGGACTGGAGCCATAGGGTCAAGGTCTACGGTCTTGATCTTCGGCACTCTCCCAGCGTGGAGATCTTCTGCCGCTACCTGAACCAGACCGAGGACCGCCTCGACGCTTTGCTCAACAACGCCGCGCAGACCGTGCGGCGCCCCGTGGGTTTCTACGAGCATCTTCTGCCTTACGAATCCCTGTCTTGGTCCGGGTTGTCCCAGAACGAGAAGAGCATACTGTCCGGCCACTACGAGGTCACCGCCGCGCTGCCGCACGAGCAGACCGGCGCGCTCGTCTCCCTCGACAACGGTCCGGTCGGCATCGGCCTGAAGGACTCCGCCGCCCTGTCCCAGGTGCGCATGGTCTACGACGACAAGATCACCGGCAAGGATATTTTCCCTTCGGGGAAATATGACCAAGATCTCCAGCAGGTCGATCTGCGCACGATGAACACCTGGCGCATGACCTTGGCCGAGGTGCCCACGCCCGAGCTGCTCGAGGTCATGCTGATCAACGCCGTCGCCCCGTTCATCCTGGCCTCGAAGCTCAAGCCGCTGATGCTGCGCCACAAGACCGGCGACAAGCACATCGTCAACGTGACCGCGATGGAGGGCATCTTCTCCCGCGGCACGAAGACCGACAAGCACCCGCACACGAACATGGCCAAGGCCGCGCTGAACATGCTGACCTTGACCTCGGCGCGGGACTACGTCAACGACGGCATCTGGATGAACGCCGTCGACACCGGCTGGGTCACCGACGAGGACCCCGTCGTGCACTCCCTGCGCAAGCAGGCCGTCCACGACTTCCAGCCGCCGCCCGACGTGGTCGACGGCGCCGCCCGCATCCTCGACCCGTGGTTCGTCGGCCTCAACACCGGCGAGCACGTCTCCGGCAAGTTCCTCAAGGACTACAAGCAAGCCAACTGGTGAAGATCAAGCACATCGCCTTCACGCTGTATCCGGTCAAGAACATGGCCCGCGCACGCAAGTTCTACGAGAAGGTCCTCGGCCTCAAATTGGGGAAGAACTACGAGAACGCCTGGGTCGAATACTACCCGGGAGGCACCGCCTGCTTCGCCATTTCTACGATGGTCCCCCAGGTGAAGCCGAGCTCGAACGTCGCCTTCGAGGTCGCCGACCTCGACAAGGCGGCGAAGAAGCTCGCAGCCGCCAAGGCGAAGCTCGTCGCGAAGCCCTACGAAACGCCCGTCTGCCGCTT is a window from the Elusimicrobiota bacterium genome containing:
- a CDS encoding ABC transporter permease produces the protein MAAMGFGLAAIMLGQSMIRSLQIQLVEKATGSITGHVRVQRSDVDESKFPDKFMPDPEPAAKVLDADPRVAIWGRRIQMTGLVSAPSASLGALICAVEPDREKKLTDMSSYIKEGTYLETDGKGIVMGRKIANRLDVRLGEKVVIMAQAADGSMGAEAFRLVGIQVTGSESFDGQIVWIPLKAMQEMLGRPGQANQLAARVVDIEAAEAVAADVDARLPPGNIRAISWKKIDREIIGIQAFQNGILTVVLFIVFAIVALGILNTQLMSLFERVREFGVLMAIGARPRWIVRLILAESLVLGLVGTLLGLTLGAAMIAYFGRNGLHLPVGEAFSYFLPFPSVIYLVPAWRMHAFACFSVFLITLLASLPPALRAGRLKPAEALRHV
- a CDS encoding ABC transporter ATP-binding protein — translated: MSKLVEVSNLHKVYPGGSKVAALKGIDLVIARGEFTALAGPSGSGKSTLLNMIGTLDRPTKGTVSYDGHVVSSLGADPLSDFRLRSLGFVFQAYNLIPVLTAVENVEYPLVLQGMDAAERRALAEEALAWVGLETYAERRPDLLSGGQQQRVAVARAIVTRPSLVLADEPTANLDSKTGAQLLDLMEGLNRDHGITFLFSSHDGAVLERARRVVRLQDGELLSDETRTD
- a CDS encoding redoxin domain-containing protein: MTAIALAALLASSSAAAPGPKAPELKIAKVFNAPVSEVKSLASLKGKVVFVEFWATWCAPCVAGVPRTNRLIDALKGEPVVFLSVTDEPADQIAAFLKTHEFKSWVGVDEARSSLKAYKVRGRPDGYLIGKDGTLLARIFPDSLKESDVRDAIAGRFTPVPVKFGGGEGPALPAASGRTLFEVLISSAAGEPSMSRGDGMLEGGGLPFSALLAWIWDVEDEQVVVDAPAPDSFNFRLRTPPEGFERGRELLKQAVQAAFAVRVEPMIKETDVFLLTLSTEAGAPRPQLGDPALKPGIMASGGGRLLGRSTMARFAKALWMGSPKPVIDATGLDGLYFLDLEWKRRDDAARDRALAAHGLKLVPGRREVEFLRVLPAKKD
- a CDS encoding thioredoxin family protein, whose translation is MRGLVFAALLAAPASAGHVKAALYAAGERAALVLRHDPHWHTYWSNPGDSGLATKLTPGMLEFPAPERIVAGPLTSFGYSGEVAIPARLPKGARRFTATWLECAEVCVPGRAELTPEAGRRELVSEAWERLPKPDPAAALGAFRRGDRVVLELAGRHPLAEFFPSAPGAFEGARGAVAVAPTRTELALQKAPGAPDLAALSGVLVRPGLPPVAVSVPVSAGGVALRNLLLAFLGGLLLNLMPCVFPVLALKVAGLLERPGRGHALAYTLGVMTSFLALAGGLLAARAAGASLGWGFQLQSPWVVGALAALFAAIGLNLLGAFEVGTRLMSLGARGGGGSFSSGVFAVVVAAPCTAPFMGAALGWALSRPAWEALSVFAALGLGTAAPYAALASWPALLERLPRPGPWMVTLKKLLSVPMFTTALWLLWVLWRLLAPPVSADTLWKTWSPEAVQEARASGKTVFVDFTAAWCLSCQVNERVVLSRPEVRAALGKGIAFKADWTDKNHVIEAELAKHGRAGVPLYIVYPKGGEAVTLPEILTPGLVLETLGEKP
- a CDS encoding thioredoxin family protein, which translates into the protein MKTVLAAVLLSLASAAHAAPELGKPAPDFTLTDQSGKPVKLSDSKGKLVVLEWFNEGCPFVQKHYGSRNMQGLQKKYGAKGVVWYTIVSSKEGKQGHLTPADATDRLKAMSSKAILLDGKGDVGRLYGAKTTPHMFVVDKKGALIYMGAIDDNASADPEDVKTAKNHVAAALDEALAGKPVSTPSSRPYGCSVKY
- a CDS encoding aminopeptidase, with amino-acid sequence MGRTVGRALGLLPLLLLSGCYAYRSAEGHARLLWNSRPIADTIKDPSTAPGRREKLKLTVDARAYAVEKLGLSPSRDYKDWTPVDGAVTWLVYACPQDSLTPKPFLGFPYKGHFRREWAEKEAAAWEKKGFDSTVVPASAYNTPLPVSDPLPSSVLGYGPGDLAELLIHELTHGTVNTRDQSFNEAMASWAGERGVKRYLTERFGDASPELSEWEAGRARSETLGVLYDELAKLLEDHYKKGGPGREKLFDWARAEAAKTGLALPEKLNNAVVAAHRTYRGEPALFDALHAKNEGDWKKTVAALKALDRRSPWAALKKR